One Dehalococcoidia bacterium DNA segment encodes these proteins:
- the moaA gene encoding GTP 3',8-cyclase MoaA, producing MAARPALAPLIDQFGRRMESLRLSVIDRCNFRCVYCMPEEGLPWLANAKLMTFDEIERLARLFVALGIREIRLTGGEPTLRAGLPDLVRRLAAIDGLDDLSLTTNGVLLNKLAGPLAAAGLRRVNVSLDSLNRDRFHHLTRRDALDRVLEGLREVEKYPSLWPIKVNAVTMPDMSEEDILAFCELARSRAYVVRFLEYMPLDAEGNWEMAKVLPGATVLAIIRRHYALEPIEAAPGSTSRRWRFADGKGEIGFINPVTEPFCADCNRLRLTADGQLRTCLFSTGDWDLLGPLRAGASDEELIAIIREAVRHKEKKHRINEGAAFVRPNRSMSQIGG from the coding sequence ATGGCGGCTCGGCCGGCGCTCGCGCCCCTCATCGACCAGTTTGGTCGGCGCATGGAGAGCCTGCGGCTCTCGGTGATCGATCGCTGCAACTTCCGCTGCGTCTACTGCATGCCCGAAGAGGGGCTGCCTTGGCTGGCGAACGCGAAGCTGATGACGTTCGACGAGATCGAGCGGCTTGCGCGGCTCTTCGTTGCGCTCGGCATTCGGGAGATCCGGCTGACGGGGGGCGAGCCGACCTTGCGCGCCGGCCTGCCGGACCTCGTCCGCCGGCTCGCTGCGATCGACGGGCTAGACGACCTCTCGCTGACGACGAACGGCGTCCTGCTCAACAAACTGGCGGGTCCGCTCGCCGCGGCGGGGCTGCGGCGCGTCAACGTCTCGCTCGACTCGCTCAACCGCGACCGCTTCCACCACCTGACCCGCCGCGATGCGCTCGACCGCGTCCTCGAAGGGCTGCGTGAGGTTGAGAAGTATCCCTCGCTTTGGCCGATCAAGGTGAACGCCGTTACCATGCCCGACATGAGCGAGGAAGATATCCTCGCCTTCTGCGAACTGGCGCGCAGCCGCGCCTACGTCGTTCGCTTTCTTGAATATATGCCGCTCGATGCCGAGGGCAACTGGGAGATGGCGAAGGTGCTTCCCGGCGCGACGGTCCTCGCGATCATCCGCCGCCATTACGCGCTCGAGCCGATCGAGGCGGCGCCCGGCTCGACCTCTCGCCGCTGGCGGTTTGCCGACGGGAAAGGCGAGATCGGGTTCATCAATCCCGTGACTGAGCCGTTTTGCGCCGACTGCAACCGGCTGCGGCTCACTGCCGACGGCCAGCTGCGCACCTGTCTCTTCTCGACTGGCGACTGGGACCTCCTCGGCCCGCTTCGTGCCGGGGCGAGCGATGAGGAGCTGATCGCGATCATTCGGGAGGCGGTCCGCCACAAAGAGAAGAAGCATCGGATCAACGAGGGGGCCGCATTTGTGCGGCCGAACCGCTCGATGTCGCAAATCGGCGGGTAG
- a CDS encoding 4-hydroxy-3-methylbut-2-enyl diphosphate reductase — MDVIKITPRGYCYGVVDAIQLVKRVAADPATPRPIYILGQIVHNQHVVAEMERLGVISLDGPNRLALLEQVNEGTVIFTAHGVSPAVKERAAAKGLHCVDATCPDVERTHALIRQLAPQGYQIIYIGKRGHPEPEGAIGEAPEAVHLVETVEDVHALDLVADKIAVTTQTTLSKWDTEEVIAAVLARYPHAEVHNEICLATQQRQEAAVFFSQQADLVLVVGDKKSNNTNRLVEVVQKLGRKPAYRIDTVEDIRPEWLVGVRRVGVTAGSSTPSELTRAVIRYLEGLDLEVNAAGR, encoded by the coding sequence ATGGACGTTATCAAGATCACTCCGCGCGGCTACTGCTACGGCGTCGTCGACGCGATCCAGCTGGTGAAGCGGGTCGCTGCCGACCCGGCCACGCCGCGGCCGATCTACATCCTCGGCCAGATCGTCCACAACCAGCATGTCGTCGCCGAGATGGAGCGCCTTGGCGTCATCTCGCTCGACGGGCCAAACCGGCTCGCCCTCCTTGAGCAGGTGAATGAGGGGACGGTGATTTTCACCGCCCATGGGGTCTCCCCCGCCGTCAAGGAGCGCGCGGCCGCCAAAGGGCTCCACTGCGTCGACGCCACCTGCCCAGACGTAGAACGGACCCACGCCCTCATCCGCCAGCTCGCCCCGCAGGGCTACCAGATCATCTACATCGGCAAGCGCGGGCACCCCGAGCCTGAGGGGGCGATCGGCGAAGCACCAGAGGCGGTTCATCTCGTCGAAACGGTCGAGGATGTCCACGCTCTTGACCTCGTTGCCGACAAAATCGCCGTCACCACCCAGACCACCCTCTCGAAGTGGGATACCGAGGAAGTGATCGCGGCGGTCCTCGCGCGATACCCCCACGCCGAGGTGCACAACGAGATTTGCCTGGCCACCCAGCAGCGCCAAGAGGCGGCGGTCTTTTTCTCCCAGCAGGCCGACCTCGTGCTTGTCGTCGGCGATAAGAAATCGAACAACACCAACCGCCTCGTCGAAGTCGTTCAGAAGCTCGGGCGGAAGCCGGCCTACCGCATCGACACGGTGGAGGACATTCGCCCTGAATGGCTCGTTGGAGTGCGCCGCGTGGGGGTGACCGCCGGCTCGTCGACGCCGAGCGAACTGACCCGCGCCGTCATCCGCTATCTTGAGGGGCTCGACTTGGAGGTCAACGCCGCTGGCCGCTGA